The stretch of DNA TTGGAGGGGGTTCGCGAGCTTGAGGAGCTGGGCGAGCCGCTCGTTCTCGTGGCTACGCAGGTCGTCGAGGCCGGGGTCGACGCTAGCTTCGACGTCTTGGTCACGGACCCAGCGCCGGCGTACAGCCTGATACAGAGGATGGGGAGGGTCGCCAGGAGGCCTGGTGATCGCGAGGGAGCAGTGCTCGTGGCCGAAGACGGCCCCTACTCGCCGTACGAGGAGGTGAAGGTCTCCAAGACGCTACGCTGGCTGAGGGAGAGGGGCGGGGGGTTCAAGCCCAGAGTCCCCTCGACCTACGCGGAGCTTCTAGCGGAGGTTCACGGGAAGCGCGCGACCGAGGTGCTTCCGAGCGCATTCAGGCTGAGCCAAGTCATGGCCAAGCTGTACGATCCCATGAGTAGGAGCCTTGAGGTGCTGGAAGCCATTGAGAAGCTTATGAAGCGGGAGCCTTTCCTCAGGGAGTTCAGCCTCCCCGTAGACGTTGACGGTGAAGTGATCCTCCTGCGCCCCATAGAGGCTTACAGGATGTACCAGCGCGGCCTCCTGGAGGTCGAGGGCGCCACGGGAAGCGTCGACCCTGGCTACTTCTACAGCCTAGCGAAGCGCATGGCCTTAGGGGGTAGCGTCGAGATCCGCTTCACCGGTACCTACGACCCCGGGAGGGGTCTAGCCGAGTGCACCGAGTAGGGGGTGTGAGAGGCTTGAGCTGCGCGGCGTTCTTCTCTGAGGGCAAAGTGGCGCAGACTATGCGCGAGCACGTTGAGCAGGGTCTCGATTACATCAGGCGGGTGTTCCTCGAGCGCGGCTACGCCGACTACGTGCACATGATAGCTCTCAGGGCTCGGCTCAGCGCGAGCGCGGAGCAGGCAGAGCAGGCTCTTCTCACCGCCTACACCCTGCACGACGCGGGCAAGCTACTCTTGGAGTTCCAGGACGCGCGGGGAGGCTTCCAGGGGCACGAGTTCGCCTCAGCCGCCCTGATCCTAAAGTCCTGCGAATCCCTCGGGGGGCTGCAAGAGGCCGCGGCTCTCGCCGTCCTCCTTCACCACCACACGATGCCGCGCAAGCCCCGTGCTCTACTCCAGAACCGCAGCGGCCTGAGGTTCGCAGAGGAGTGCATAGCCGAGCTTGAGGAGCTCCTGGAGAGGAGGGCCGGCCTCCCCGTGCGGCTGGCGCGGGCGCTGAGCGTGCGCGAGGTAGAGGAGGTTAGGAGCCTTCTAGACCTCAAAGCGGGGGACTGGCCCAGGCTGAGGCTGGTGTTCGCCCTCCTGGAGCCGCTCATGCTGGCCGACAACTACGCCTCCAGGTCCCGGGGCGGCGAGCCCACGCTCCTCGGCAACGAAGCCGAGAAGCTGAAGGTGGCGCTCGAGAAAATTCGACTGAGCTTCCGGGAAGGGGTGTATAGGGCAGGCGAAAGTAGGTAATAACATATTTTTGTATTTAGTGAACAGTGGCGTTTCTTCCCGGGGACTTTCGCCGCGCTGGCCTTACGATAGGCTGGTGACCTTGAGTCCAGCTGGGGGAATAAGGGCGAGCCGCGGCCCCGCCTCAGGCCCTTCATCCCCGCTCGGGCCCACACCGCATCGGGGCTCTGCGGCCGCAAACCCTCAAAATCAAAGCGCGATGCAGGTACTTAAGCTCTTCCCCTAAGCCCTCTAGAAATCCGGTTCTCGCCTCGCTTGAGGCCTAATGCCTTCGGCGAGGCTTCGGTGCGCTTCGACCAGCCTCGTCTCCTCAAGGTAGCCCCTGGATCTAACTGCGGCGCCCCGCACGCCCCTCGAAATGGACACCTTTGAGGATTTCCCATCCCCCAGCCTTCCCCAGGCTACCGAAGAGCTCCCGTGCCGGTTGCAAGGCATCGCCTTCACGCGGCGCCAAGAGAGGTGC from Infirmifilum sp. NZ encodes:
- a CDS encoding CRISPR-associated endonuclease Cas3'' — protein: MSCAAFFSEGKVAQTMREHVEQGLDYIRRVFLERGYADYVHMIALRARLSASAEQAEQALLTAYTLHDAGKLLLEFQDARGGFQGHEFASAALILKSCESLGGLQEAAALAVLLHHHTMPRKPRALLQNRSGLRFAEECIAELEELLERRAGLPVRLARALSVREVEEVRSLLDLKAGDWPRLRLVFALLEPLMLADNYASRSRGGEPTLLGNEAEKLKVALEKIRLSFREGVYRAGESR